The nucleotide window GGCCTGAAGAGCTTGGCTGCAGAAACTTCGGGGCCTACAAACGccagcaggagctgagccaaaagagcttgcttgctgggagtcaggagctgggctgggagacgcagccaggaggaacagctgggcctgcagaggccaccatgagggaggcagaggctgggcctcctcaagtcggcctctccagacccacttgcagcctcccggcatcctctctgggcccagttctTCCTCCCGGCTGCGTCTCCAGGCCCGATTCCGGCCTCCCAACAACCTCTTTGGACTCAGCTCCCGCCGAGCTCCCGGCGGCCCTGGTAGGCCCACAACTTCGTGAAGCcaagctccccaggcccagctcaggcctcacggtggcctctccaggctcagctcctgccctccgACGGCGTCTCCAGGCTCCAAACGGCGTCGGGTCGGTGGGCTCCTCCTggcccagcttgggcctcccGGCAACCTCTGCAGGCCCAAGTCATCCTGAAgtcagcctctccaggcccagctctggcctcccagcaagcaagctcttttggctcagctcctgcccagcttccGCTGGCCTTTGTAGGCCCCGAACTTTCTCCAGCCAAGCTCTTCag belongs to Pongo pygmaeus isolate AG05252 chromosome 2, NHGRI_mPonPyg2-v2.0_pri, whole genome shotgun sequence and includes:
- the LOC134739142 gene encoding putative uncharacterized protein FLJ44672; this translates as MQGSKHQAGRGRRHREGGAGLHAGRQEAGRDLVPGGRRGATAGSEEAPGRQQRGLQRLFSSQSWACTGHREAGRGPEELGCRNFGAYKRQQELSQKSLLAGSQELGWETQPGGTAGPAEATMREAEAGPPQVGLSRPTCSLPASSLGPVLPPGCVSRPDSGLPTTSLDSAPAELPAALVGPQLREAKLPRPSSGLTVASPGSAPALRRRLQAPNGVGSVGSSWPSLGLPATSAGPSHPEVSLSRPSSGLPPRLSSSRPVLPPGGLSRPGVANLRTTWACRGRWEEDLGLERLTGGSAGSGAHAREQTPGRERPP